DNA from Aggregatimonas sangjinii:
TATTGCATCTTCAGAGGTAATTCTTTCTAAAACTGACATGATAAAAATTACTTTGCGAGACTCTTTTGCAACATGCAAATTATTTTTTTATGCTTTTTTTTGCCCGTTACGAATCAAAAAATAGTCTATAAAAATTGTAATCGCACATTTCAAAACAATCTCTGATAAAACTTCAGTAATTCCTTCTGTACCTTTTTCCCTTCTAATCCCAATAGCTATCGGGACGAAAATTCAGCGTAGGAGAGAAATCATCCTTGTAGAGCTGCTAAATTACAAAAAAGATTGATGCCCTTGCAAAAAAGAAAAGACCAGCAAGCCTGTTTACCTCACAAGGCGGGTGAGTAAATATTCATGTCATCATCACCGCATATATCCGAGGTTTTCCTCGGCCTCCTGAGGTCTTAGTCCTTATTGCCTAGCCATCTATTGACTATTGCTTCCTTTCATTCGACAAGACAGCGACCTGTAACTCCAAACGTTTTAACTCTCGAAGGATGTCGTTCTTGTTCATCTGCATCCAGACGTATAATTTGATAAAGGCCATGAACATGAAACTTCCAAAGATGGCCATGGCCCATTTGATCAGTTCCGCCGTGCCGGTAGCATTGAAAAATTGAATCACCGCATAAATGAACAGGATAAAGAATATAATATTCGCAATATTCATGACGATGGCCAACCAACCCATTTTACCTTTAAAGGTTTCACCGACTTTTCCGAGCAGGTTTTGCTCGTCGAGCGCATCGTAAAATTTTGCGTCATCGGCACTTAAGGTTTCTTTGATCAATTCGTCTATTTTTTGTCTTTCCGAGCTCATAGTTTTGTCTTTAAAATGTTTTTTAATTTTTCTCTTGCATGAAACAACCTCGATTTTACCGTACCTACCGAAATATCCAAAATGGTACTGATTTCTTTTAACGAATAGGCTTCGGTGTAGAAAAGCCGCAAGACAATTCGTTGATTTTCCGGCAAGACCGCAATGGCCTCCCGTACGTGCCGATGAGCGTCTTCCTTCGAACCCGTTGTTTCGTGGGTTTCTTCTACAGTAGCGGCCTGCGATTTTTTTTGCCGATAGGTTTTGTGGCTAACATAGTCCAACGATTTTCTAGTAACGATACGGGTGGCCCAACTACTAAAACTATTCGGTTCCCTTAAACCACCTAATTTGTTCATTATGATGCCCCAGCAATCCTGAACAATATCTTTTGACGCATCTATGTCTTTAGTATACCAATAAGAATGGGCACATAGCTTTTTATGATGCCGCTGTACCAGTTGCCCCAACGCATCCTTATTCCCGGCCTGATATTCCAAAACCAATAATCCATCAAAGACTTTTTTAATCCTCATTTCAGGAGCTTCTATATTCAAGACGGTAACTATCGTCAAAGGTTCATTAATTTTTAACTTATTTTAATACTATTCCTTTTAAAGATAGCCGTAATAAGTGCAGGGCTATTGTTATTTTTGACGCATGCGAAGAAAGAACAAGCGACGGGTTTTCGAGAATGTAGCGGTTTTGGATGCCGGGGCAAAAGGCAAAACCATAGGAAAGGCCCCCGATGGAAGGGTCATCTTTTTGACGAATACCGTACCTGGCGATGTAGTGGACGTACAAACTACGAAGAAAAGGAAATCTTATTTTGAAGGTGTCGCGACAAAATTTCATTCGCTGTCGGAAAAAAGGGTAACTCCCGAATGTCAACATTTCGGTGTTTGTGGCGGTTGCAAATGGCAGGATATGGGCTACGAGCACCAGCTTTTTTACAAGCAGAAGGAAATAGAGAACAACCTCAGGCGTATCGGACACTTGGAGCTTCCCGAGGTCTCTCCTATCCTTGGGTCGAAGCAGCAGTATTTCTATAGAAATAAAATGGAATTCTCGTTCTCGAATAGCCGATGGATGACTTTGGAGGAAATTCAATCGGATAGGGAAATTACCGATAGAGATGCGCTCGGATTCCATATTCCCGGTATGTGGGATAAAATATTGGATATTAAAAAGTGCCATCTGCAAAAGGACCCTTCTAATGCCATTCGACTTGCTGTAAAAGAATTCGCGATTCAAAACAAGCTCGCTTTTTTCAATCCCAGACAACAGGAAGGATTATTGCGAACCTTAATGATCAGAACGACTTCCACGGGGGAATTGATGGTATTGCTACAGTTCTATGCCGATGAGCCTTCGAACCGAGAGTTGCTGTTAAATTACTTGAAGACCACCTTTCCGGAAATCACATCGCTGCTTTACGTGGTCAACCAAAAACAAAACGATACGATTTACGATCAAAAAATCATCAGTTTTGCCGGTCGGGACCATATTTTTGAGGAGATGGAAGGTCTACAGTTTAAAATCAATGCCAAATCGTTCTACCAGACCAATTCAGAACAGGCTTATGAACTCTATAAGATTACAAGGGATTTTGCAGGTCTAACAGGTAATGAACTGGTCTACGATTTATACACGGGAACGGGTACTATAGCGCAATTCGTAGCCAAAAAGGCCAGAAAAGTAGTCGGTATCGAATCCGTTCCGGATGCTATTACCGCAGCAAAAGAGAATGCGGCGCACAATGCATTGGACAATGTAGATTTCTTCGTCGGAGACATGAAGCAGGTTTTCAATACCAAATTTATTGCTGAAAATGGCACTCCTGACATCATCATTACCGATCCACCTAGAGATGGTATGCATAAGGATGTGGTACAACAAATTCTGCTTATCGCCCCAAAAAAGATTGTTTATGTTAGCTGCAACAGTGCCACACAAGCAAGGGATTTGGAGCTGATGAAGGAGGCGTATAAAGTGGTCAAAGTGCAGCCTGTGGATATGTTTCCCCAGACCCACCATGTTGAAAATGTTGTACTTTTAGAAAAGCGATAGACCTATGAAACTACTGAAAACCGCCCTGTTGCTTTTACTGCTGTGCCTTGTATTTCACACTTGTGAAAAAGATGATATTTGCGTTGACGGCGATACCCCTCAATTGGTTATAGGTTTTTATGACTTCGAAGACAGAGAGGTCCTAAAAGAAGTGCCTACCTTGATTATACGGGGCGACGACGGCTCTGATACCGAACTAGAGACCATCAGCTTCGTGGCAAACGATTCGAATACGGTTTCGCTACCCTTAAGGCCCACTATGGCCGCTACCGTATTTATCCTCTCGCAAAATCCGACGCCTAACGATACCACTACGGTGAATACCGATACCATATCCCTTACCTATGAGACTACCGACAAATTCGTATCGCGCGCTTGCGGTTTTGTGGCCAATTATGATAATGTAGAAGCTTCCTTTACCACCGAAGCCGATGACGGTAATTGGATAAAAGACATCGAAGTAATCGTTCCCCTGATAGAAAATTCAAACGAGACACATGTTAAGATATATCATTAGTGTTTGCTTTTTAGGATGTCTCTTTTGGAGCAGTGCCCAAGAAAAGAAAAGTAAGACCATTGACCTCAATCCGAAAGATACCACAGTGTACAAACAGCCCTACGGACTGCGGGCCGGTATCGACCTGAGCAGGCTTATATCCTCCTTTCTTGATGACGATTATACCGGTTTTGAAATAGTCGCCGATTATCGTCTGTCGCAAAAACTGTATATCGCTGCAGAAATCGGTAACGAAAAAAAAACCATACAGGAAGACCTCTACAATTTTACCACTTCAGGAAGTTACATCAAGGCCGGAGTAGATTACAACACCTATGGCAATTGGTACGGGGAGCAGAACATGATTACCCTTGGCGGTCGCTACGCTGTGAGTAGTCACAGCCAAACCGTGAACGATTTTCAGCTTTTTGATTCAAACAGGTATTGGAATCCCGATGATTTTGTAGCGGGTTCCGACGTGCCTAGGGAGTTCGATGGCCGTGCCAAATCTTGGATCGAGGGGGTAGTAGGCGTTAAGATGGAACTGTTCAAAAATCTATATCTGGGCGGAAGCATTCGATTGGCCTATCTTTTTAGCGACCCACAGGAGGCGGAATTCTGGGATCTTTTTATCCCCGGTTTCAATAAGGTCACCGACAATAGCAGGTTTGGTGTGGGGTACAACTATTCTATTTCCTATTTGATACCACTCTATAAAAAGACGAAAAAGGTCGAGGAGAAACCAGTACCCGAAGAGGGCCAATAGACTATTCTTCCCTCTTCATATATTTTCCCTTCTTGCTTCCCTCGTACATCTCGTACTTTACCAAGCGGGATTCTAAATGACTGTTGAAGACCTTTATTTTTCGGGAAGGCCGAAGGCCTACGAATTTCAGCGCTTCTCGATTCGAGGTAATCAACCAGGCATTCGTTCCGGGATACCCTTGCTTTAAGGTATCGCCGATTGAACTGTAAAAATCCTCCATATCAAGGTTTAGACGCTCCCCATATGGTGGATTGAATACCATGTGAAGCGAGCCATCGACCGGTTTGTCGGTGTCGAAAAAATTCTTCCGTTCTATGGTAATGTACTCCGAAAGATTGGCATTTTCAACGTTGTCCTGAGCCTTACGCACTGCCGACGGAGCCTTGTCATAGCCGATGATTTTATGGCGAAACTCTCGGGCTTTTTTTAGGCTACTATCCATTATTTTCTCGAAAAGCGCTTGGTCATAATCTTCCCATTTTTCAAAAGCGAATTCCTTTCGGTTAATGTTGGCAGGTATGTTACAGGCGATCATGGCCGCCTCCGTTAAAAAAGTACCACTTCCGCACATGGGATCCATAAAATCACCTTGACCATCCCAGCCACTAAGTAACAATAATCCGGCAGCTAGCACCTCGTTGATCGGCGCGATATTGGTCGCCGTTCGGTATCCTCTATGGTGCAGAGAACGTCCTGAGCTGTCCAAAGACACATTGCAATACTCATTGTGTATGTGAATGTTGATGCGTAGATCGGGAAACTTCACATCAACATTCGGCCGTTTGCCGTCCATATCCCTGAACTTGTCTACAATAGCGTCCTTTACTTTTTGGGAGACATAGAGCGAATGTGTAAAATTTTCGGAATTCGCCGTGGTATCAATGGCAAAAGTGGTATCCGCAGAAAGGTGCTCGGCCCAATCCATGGCGTAGATTTTCCTATAAAGCTCATTCTCGTTACGGACGGCAAACGAATGAATGGGCTTGATGATTTTTATGGCCGTGCGCAGGCAAAGATTGGCCTTGTACATAAAGCCGGTATCTCCTTCAAAAGAAACGTTACGTGTTCCTTCTTTTACATTACTTGCACCAAGATTTCGTAGTTCTTTCGCCAAAATTTCCTCAAAACCAAACAAGGTCTTGGCGACCATTTTAAAATTATTGCCCATAGGTTGTTCTAGAATTGCGGTAAAAATACAGTAATTTTAGCCCCGACCTTGCTCATCGAGCGGGTAATTGTTTGCACCTAACCGTTGTTTGAATGATTTATTTGCTGCCCATACTCGGGGTTCTGCTCAGTTTTGGCTTTGTTTTTATCGCCAAACCCAAAAACAAGGAGAACTTTAAGCTCCTTCTAGCCTTTAGTGGGGCCTTTTTATTGGCGCTTTCCCTTTTTGAACTGTTTCCTGAAGTTTACGCACATAGCGAACCAAAAACCATTGGGGTTTTCGTAATGTTGGGTATTCTGCTGCAAATTTTTTTGGAGTTCTTTTCCAAGGGTGCCGAACACGGACACGTACATATCGATCGTGAAAAAAGTGATTTTCCTTGGTTACTTTTTATCAGTTTATCAATACATTCCCTGTTGGAAGGTTTTCCTATGGAGAGCAACAGCACTATTATTTATGGGATTCTCATTCACAAAATTCCCATCGCTATTATCTTGAGTATTTTTCTACTGAACTCGAAAATTAAACTGGTCAAAGCAATTTTCTTTATTCTATTATTTTCAATTATGACGCCTGTAGGGAGTTATATGGCGGCCAATTTCAATCTACCACCAAATTATATCGCCAACATCAATGCGCTGGTCATAGGGGTGTTCTTGCACATTTCTACGGTGATTTTATTTGAAAGTTCGGAGGGACATAAATTTAATCTTCGAAAGGTATTGGTCATCATGGCCGGTATCACTATCGCTTATTTCCTGTAATGTTCAGCAAAGATGAATCCAAACAGCTGCGCCAAGAGTTTTGGACTTCCTTCGGAAAGTCCTATCCTCGAAAATGGATACTTTACGATACCAAAATCAAGGGATTGGTACTAAAGTTCCATTTTGATGTCAAGAAAGCAATGGTTGCGATGACCGTAGAAGGAGATTTGGCCCAACGCATCGCGATTTGGGAAAATCTGTTATCCCTACAGTCGATTCTTAAGGAGGAATACCTTCCAGAAGCCGTACTTGAAGACAGTTACCTTTTGAAAAATCATAAGGAAATCTCCATTATTTTTGTTGAGAAAGAAGGAGTCTCGATTCATGATAAAAACACTTGGCGTGAAACGATGATATTTCTAAATGAAAAAATGACCAGCCTAGAGGCATTCTTTGTCACCTATAGGGAAATCATTGAAAGCTAATGTTTAACACCATTGAATCAAGGTCTGGCACGGTACATTTGAAAATCCCGGACAGGGTTGCCGAATTTGCTCATGTGGGTATTGATGCTACGTAAATATATCGCGGAAAGTACTGAAATATGCGAATTCTTTCTCCGGTTCTCTTTCCTTTCAAAAATCCGTTAGTAGGGAAAGTCACAAGGTTTCAATTCGTACAAAAGAAACAATCGCTATTTTTGAATCGTTGGCCTTGTAATGGAAGGTTAGACGGTCTTTATAAGGGAAGTTTAAAATTCCATTCATGCAAATCTCCATATTAAAACGCTTGTTCATGCGAAATTCAATTCTGACCTCTAGTGCCCTTTTCTTTCTTCTACACCTCTCTGCCCAGCGTTTAGAACCGGTGGAAATCAATAATACTTGGTTGGCATCCATAGAAAAACTAGCCTCCTCCGAAACCAGAATCCCCACTGAAAACAAAAGAAAAATCCTGGTTTTCTCGAAAGCCACCGGTTTTGATCATTGGACGATTCCCCACAACAATGAAATGCTAAAAATCCTTGCAAAGAAAACGGATGCCTTTGAAATTCATATCGGTTATGATGTGACCAATTTTTCTGCAAGCTATCTTGACGGTTTCGATGCCGTTGTTTTAAATAACTCCAACCCCAAGGGGCCGAAACGGGATCTCTTCTACGATTTATTGAAGGCTAATTCCAGCATGTCAGAGGAAGCTATAACGGAAGCCGCCGCTGGCTATGAAGATAATCTGATGGAGTACGTTAAAAATGGAGGCGGGCTTATGCTACTACATGGGGCCATCACCGTACAAAACAATTCGGAAAAGTTCAGTGAAATGACCGGCGGCAGTTTTGACTACCATCCCAAACAACAAAAAATGCATGTGAAGGAGGTAGACCCGGAACACCCCCTTGTAGAAGCCTTTAAAGGCGATGGCTTTGAACATGTAGATGAACCCTACCTGTTTAAAAATGCCTACTTCGATTACAATTTTCGCCCCCTGCTCTATGTGGATACTACAAAACTGGAAGGATTGAAAAAGGAGGTGAAGAATACAACCAACTATGTCTCGTGGATAAAAAAATATGGGGAAGGTCGGGTATTCTACACTTCGGCTTCGCACAATGCGCAAAGTTTGGAAAATTCGGAATTTCTACAATACCTATTGGATGGGATGCAATATGTTGTAGGCGATTTAGAATGCGATGATAGCCCTATTGACCAACCGTGAAATCCTACACCACACCATAATAGATAAAAAACCAATGGCTTACCGCACCAGCTAGGACAAAAACATGCCAAATAAAATGGTTGTAAGGAATCTTTTTAATCGCATAAAAAAGGGTTCCGATGGTGTAAAAAGCACCCCCTAAAAAAAGTAAATTGATACCTATGGAAGGTACATAGTCCAGCACATTCTCATAGTCGAAAACGACCAACCATCCCATTGCCAAATACAGGATTAAGGAAATAAGCTCATACTTTCCAGTAAAGAAAATTTTGAGAACGGTTCCCAAAGCAGCGATGCCCCAAACGATGTAGAAAAGCGTCCACCCACTGGCATGAAATAAGGTAATGAGGGCTAAAGGCGTGTAAGTGCCGGCAATTAGAATGTAAATTCCGATATGGTCTAAAACACGCAACCTTCTTTTTAGAATCGGGGAAGAAACAGCATGATATGCCGTAGAAGCGCTAAATAGAAGGATGAAGGAAAGACTGTATACGATGATACTAAATCCTGCAAACGCAGTCTTATGGGAGTCTTGCCGAAGCAGCAGTACCAAGCCTACAATACCTAATAGGATTCCGATTGCATGCGAAACAACATTTAGCCGTTCTTCAGTCCTATAAGTCGATTCATTCCCCATCAGGCAAAGATAGGCCCCTGTAGGAGAAATATAGCCATTAAAATGCCTTGGGAGGATTCGCGCTTCGCTTTACTACCGGTTTGTCTTTATCGAAGACCTTCGTCATACGAATTTTAAAAATTGAAACTACTTGTACCGTTTCCCATGTTTGATGACCATATCGACATCTTGTAGTAGACTAATGTATCGTAATACATCGCCATCAACGGCAATAATATCGGCATATTTTCCCGGAGTTATGGTACCGACTTCTTCGGCTACCCCCATCCAGAGTGAAGGCCAATACGTGGCCGCTCTAATCGCATACATGGGATCTATATCGAATTCATTGACCCAAACATCGAGTTCGTTCCATGTAGACTGACTATGGAATTTCATAGGAATACCACTGTCAGTGCCTACCATAAGTACGACGCCTGCATCTAAGAGCTGGTTGATTTTGGTTTTTAGGGTGGGTCGTCTGGAAGGCGTCAACTGAAAATAGGGCAAACGATCTGGGTGGGCAATACTATTTTTGATATCGGTGATGACGCTATCCGGCAAACCCAAATGCCATGAATCGTTATCCAGTTTTTCCGGATTGTCCCGTACGTATTCATAGTTGTACAGTCCCTCGACTGTCGGACACCAAAAAAGAGGTCCCTTACTCATATTCGCAGTGCGTTCCTTGATCATTATCATGACATCATCGGGGTATTTTGGTGCGGATGAAAGTCCAGTATGCTCAAAACAATCGACTCCTACTTCAAGTCCCATACGAATCTCTTCCGGTCTATGGCTATGAGCCACCACTTTTAGGTTGTTCTTATGCGCTTCGTCTACGACCGCTTTGAACTCCTCCTTTGTCATTTGATCTTGATCAACGATTTTAATACAATCTACTCCTGCCTTTGCCAATGTTCGTATTTTTTTTCGGCCATCCTCGGCACCTTTCACGCCCCAACGAAAATCCTCGGTGCCCGGGTAGGGTTCATGTTGAATAAATGGTCCGGATACATATAGGGTGGCACCAGGAATTTTGCCAGAATTGATAGCGTCCCGTACGGCGATACTTTCTGCCAGTGGCCCGCCTAAATCCCGCGCGCTGGTTACCCCCGCCAATAACAGTTGCTGTGCCGAAGCGGGCATGATAACATCTTCAAAGAGCGGTGGATAGGTCTTGTCCCAGTAGTTGTAATCGGCATGTCCGGTAATCATGGTATGCACATGCATATCCCATAGTCCGGGCAGTACCGACATGCCCTCGGTAGAAATAATTTCAGCATTGGGTGGAATCGGCGTATCGGATATTGTACCCACGGCCTTGATTTTTTCCCCTTCTATGATGATTACGCTGTTCCTTATCGGGTCAGAACCAAAACCATCGATTAAGGTTCCCCCGACCAGGGCTTTGATTTTGGTATCTTGGGCCGTGATTAATTGAAAGGATAGGAAGGAAAGTAAACAGACAGCAAATATTCTGGTCATAACGGATGGTTTTGCTAAAGATAGGAAAAACTTAAAAAGTGACTATAGCAAGATTGGCTTCGATAAGCCTTCCCCTCCGTCGATCCGCGGAAGACCCCGAACACGAAAAGGCCCCCTTGCGCCGGTGGCGAAGGGGGCCTTGTTTTCGGTATAGGGCAAAAAAAAAGTCCGACACATCGCTGTATCGGACTTGTAACACCGGAACGGGTCCGGCGCGAAGAAGGCGGCTTCCTACTCTCCCACTTGGTATAGCAGTACCATCGGCGCTGGCGGGCTTAACTTCCCTGTTCGGAATGGTAAGGGGTGTGCCCCGCCGCCATGGCCACCTAAACGGTCGGCCCCCCTCGTTCCCCCCGAAGGGGGGATGCGAAAAGGGCGATGTTTTAAAGACTCCTCCTATTACCCTTCCCCTTTGAGGAAGCCGGATGGGGCCTTCTGACATAAATAATGGGACGGTCGTCGTAAAATTCTATATAACACGTATTTTATAATGAAGGTACTCGTTGGTCAAGAAAGGTCGTCCGCCCCTGCCCCCCGACCCCCACAAGGGGAGAACGGAAGGAAGGGCTTCCTGTGCGCAAGCTTGACGGGCAATTAGTACCACTCGGCTACGGACGTTGCCGCCCTTGCACCTATGGCCTATCGACGTGGTAATCTCCCACGGCCCTTTAAAGAAATCTCATCTCGTGGCCGGTTTCGCGCTTATATGCTTTCAGCGCTTATCCGATCCCGACATAGCTACCCGGCAATGCTTCTGGCGAAACAACCGGTGCACCAGCGGTCGGTCCGACCCGGTCCTCTCGTACTAGGGTCAGCTCCACTCAAATTTCTAACGCCCGCAGTAGATAGAGACCGAACTGTCTCACGACGTTCTGAACCCAGCTCGCGTGCCACTTTAATGGGCGAACAGCCCAACCCTTGGGACCTTCTCCAGCCCCAGGATGTGACGAGCCGACATCGAGGTGCCAAACCCCCCCGTCGATATGAGCTCTTGGGGGAGATCAGCCTGTTATCCCCGGCGTACCTTTTATCCTTTGAGCGATGGCCCTTCCATGCGGAACCACCGGATCACTATGCTCTTGTTTCCAACCTGATCGACCTGTATGTCTCTCAGTCAAGCGCCCTTGTGCCATTGCACTCTGCACACGATTGCCAACCGTATTGAGGGCACCTTTAGAAGCCTCCGTTACTCTTTTGGAGGCGACCACCCCAGTCAAACTACCCACCACGCACTGTTCTCCGCCAAGGGCGGAGTTAGGCCCCGATCAAACAAAGGCTGGTATTTCAACAACGGATCCACGATGCCTGGCGACACCGCTTCGAATCCTCCCAGCTATCCTACACATTGTTTGACCAAGGTCAATACGAAGCTATAGTAAAGGTGCACGGGGTCTTTTCGTCCCACTGCGGGTAACCGGCATCTTCACCGATACTACAATTTCACCGAGCTCATGGCCGAGACAGTGTCCAGATCGTTGCACCATTCGTGCAGGTCGGAACTTACCCGACAAGGAATTTCGCTACCTTAGGACCGTTATAGTTACGGCCGCCGTTTACCGGGGCTTCGGTTCAATGCTTCCTCCACCGAAGCGGATTCACATCTCCCCTTAACCTTCCGGCACCGGGCAGGTGTCAGGCCCTATACTTCATCTCTCGATTTAGCAGAGCCCTGTGTTTTTGATAAACAGTCGCCTGGACCTCTTCACTGCGGCCCCGACTTGACGTCGGGGCGACCCTTCTCCCGAAGTTACGGGTCTATTTTGCCTAGTTCCTTAGCCATGAATCTCTCGAGCGCCTTAGAATACTCATCCCAACCACCTGTGTCGGTTTACGGTACGGGCCGCACATCTCGCTTTTCTTGGAAGTCGATACGCTGGATTATCACCTTGGCCGTAGCCTCGGTGTACTATCGGGTCGTTACCGATCCCTTCAACGTGCAATTCCGTCTGCACGCACCAACTTCTCGCCTCCGTCGCTTTCGGCGATGTGCGGGTACGGAAATATTAATCCGTTGTCCATCCACTGTCCCTTTCGGGTTCGCGTTAGGTCCCGACTGACCCCCAGCTGATTAGCATAGCTGGGGAAACCTTGGTCTTTCGGCGTGCGGGTTTCTCGCCCGCATTATCGTTACTTATGCCTACATTTTCGTTTGTAGCTCCTCCAGCGCCCCTCGCAGGTGCGCCTTCAGCGGCACTACAATGCTCCCCTACCCCTTGTGACCCGAGGTCACAAAGCCATGGCTTCGGTAATATGCTTATGCCCGATCATTATCCATGCGGAACCGCTCGACCAGTGAGCTGTTACGCACTCTTTAAATGAATGGCTGCTTCCAAGCCAACATCCTGGCTGTCAATGCAGTTCCACCGCGTTATGTCAACTTAGCATATATTTTGGGACCTTAGCCGATGGTCTGGGTTCTTTCCCTCTCGGACATGGACCTTAGCACCCATGCCCTCACTGCGCAGAAACGTTTCATAGCATTCGGAGTTTGTCAGGAATTGGTAGGCGGTGAAGCCCCCGCATCCAATCAGTAGCTCTACCTCTATGAAACTATCTACACGCTGCACCTAAATGCATTTCGGGGAGTACGAGCTATTTCCGAGCTTGATTGGCCTTTCACCCCTACCCACAGGTCATCCCAAGACTTTTCAACGTCAACGGGTTCGGTCCTCCACAGTGTGTTACCACTGCTTCAACCTGCCCATGGGTAGATCGCACGGTTTCGCGTCTACTACTACTGACTACGGCGCCCTGTTAAGACTCGCTTTCGCTGCGGCTCCGTCCCTGAAGGACTTAACCTCGCCAGTAAAAGTAACTCGTAGGCTCATTATGCAAAAGGCACGCCGTCACCCACCATAAGGCGGGCTCCGACCGCTTGTAGGCGTATGGTTTCAGGATCTGTTTCACTCCGTTATTCACGGTTCTTTTCACCTTTCCCTCACGGTACTGGTTCACTATCGGTCTCTCAGGAGTATTTAGTCTTGGCGGATGGTCCCGCCGGTTTCATACAAGGTTTCACGTGCCCCGCACTACTCAGGATACCACTATCTAAAAGGTCTTTACCTATACCGGGCTATCACCGTCTATGGCCAAGCTTTCCAACTTGTTCCAGTTCATCGCTCCTCGAATCTCGTGGTCCTACAACCCCGCCGTTGCCGAAACAACGACGGTTTGGACTAATCCGATTTCGCTCGCCGCTACTATCGGAATCACTTTTGTTTTCTCCTCCTCCGGGTACTTAGATGTTTCAGTTCCCCGGGTTTGCCCCCGCCTTACGGCGGGTACCATGTCTTCAACATAGTGGGTTGCCCCATTCGGATATCCGCGGATCATATCGTGTGTGCCGATCCCCGCGGCTTTTCGCAGCTTATCACGTCCTTCTTCGCCTCTGAGAGCCTAGGCATTCCCCATACGCCCTTTTCCAGCTTGTCGCCAAACCTTCTTGCTCGACCCTGAAACAAGTTCAGGGTATATTCGTACTTCACTATAAAATTCGTGTATTATATTCTTTTACGACACATACCACATCTCCGAGGAAATGAAAATACGTACCGTCCCAATATGTCAATGAACTTAAAGCCCCCTCCGACTCCCCCAAAGGGGGAGGGCACTTACTCGTGCCGGTTCCTCCCCGCCATAGGCGGGAGGTTAGGAGGGGCTCGTGGAGAATATCGGAGTCGAACCGATGACCTCCTGCGTGCAAGGCAGGCGCTCTAGCCAGCTGAGCTAATCCCCCGTTTTCCAGTCGGCGGTATTCAGTATGCAGTTAGCAAGAACTAAATCCGCACAAGGGTTGCGCAACTTCTGGAATTTCCAGTATTTCAATCTCAATGAACTTAAGGCCCCTCTGCCCTGCGGGCATCTCCCCCAAGGGGAGAAGGTACCGCTCCTTTTTAAACCCTCCCCTTGCGGGGGAGCCGGAGGGGGCTCCGTGGTCCCGGGCGGACTTCCACCGTAGGCGGATGAACTTCTCGCCTTCCCTGTCCTACGTTGTAGTCCCGGGCAGACTCGAACTGCCGACCTCTACATTATCAGTGTAGCGCTCTAACCAGCTGAGCTACGGGACTCTCCCGGATGTGCCATCGGCACACCGTTCCTTCTATATTATTATATCGTAAA
Protein-coding regions in this window:
- a CDS encoding ThuA domain-containing protein; the encoded protein is MRNSILTSSALFFLLHLSAQRLEPVEINNTWLASIEKLASSETRIPTENKRKILVFSKATGFDHWTIPHNNEMLKILAKKTDAFEIHIGYDVTNFSASYLDGFDAVVLNNSNPKGPKRDLFYDLLKANSSMSEEAITEAAAGYEDNLMEYVKNGGGLMLLHGAITVQNNSEKFSEMTGGSFDYHPKQQKMHVKEVDPEHPLVEAFKGDGFEHVDEPYLFKNAYFDYNFRPLLYVDTTKLEGLKKEVKNTTNYVSWIKKYGEGRVFYTSASHNAQSLENSEFLQYLLDGMQYVVGDLECDDSPIDQP
- a CDS encoding ZIP family metal transporter, coding for MIYLLPILGVLLSFGFVFIAKPKNKENFKLLLAFSGAFLLALSLFELFPEVYAHSEPKTIGVFVMLGILLQIFLEFFSKGAEHGHVHIDREKSDFPWLLFISLSIHSLLEGFPMESNSTIIYGILIHKIPIAIILSIFLLNSKIKLVKAIFFILLFSIMTPVGSYMAANFNLPPNYIANINALVIGVFLHISTVILFESSEGHKFNLRKVLVIMAGITIAYFL
- a CDS encoding DUF4268 domain-containing protein encodes the protein MFSKDESKQLRQEFWTSFGKSYPRKWILYDTKIKGLVLKFHFDVKKAMVAMTVEGDLAQRIAIWENLLSLQSILKEEYLPEAVLEDSYLLKNHKEISIIFVEKEGVSIHDKNTWRETMIFLNEKMTSLEAFFVTYREIIES
- a CDS encoding amidohydrolase family protein; protein product: MTRIFAVCLLSFLSFQLITAQDTKIKALVGGTLIDGFGSDPIRNSVIIIEGEKIKAVGTISDTPIPPNAEIISTEGMSVLPGLWDMHVHTMITGHADYNYWDKTYPPLFEDVIMPASAQQLLLAGVTSARDLGGPLAESIAVRDAINSGKIPGATLYVSGPFIQHEPYPGTEDFRWGVKGAEDGRKKIRTLAKAGVDCIKIVDQDQMTKEEFKAVVDEAHKNNLKVVAHSHRPEEIRMGLEVGVDCFEHTGLSSAPKYPDDVMIMIKERTANMSKGPLFWCPTVEGLYNYEYVRDNPEKLDNDSWHLGLPDSVITDIKNSIAHPDRLPYFQLTPSRRPTLKTKINQLLDAGVVLMVGTDSGIPMKFHSQSTWNELDVWVNEFDIDPMYAIRAATYWPSLWMGVAEEVGTITPGKYADIIAVDGDVLRYISLLQDVDMVIKHGKRYK
- the trhA gene encoding PAQR family membrane homeostasis protein TrhA, yielding MGNESTYRTEERLNVVSHAIGILLGIVGLVLLLRQDSHKTAFAGFSIIVYSLSFILLFSASTAYHAVSSPILKRRLRVLDHIGIYILIAGTYTPLALITLFHASGWTLFYIVWGIAALGTVLKIFFTGKYELISLILYLAMGWLVVFDYENVLDYVPSIGINLLFLGGAFYTIGTLFYAIKKIPYNHFIWHVFVLAGAVSHWFFIYYGVV